In the Microcebus murinus isolate Inina chromosome 14, M.murinus_Inina_mat1.0, whole genome shotgun sequence genome, one interval contains:
- the LOC142875564 gene encoding annexin A7 — protein MSQGTQGTIRAAANFDAMRDAEILRKAMKGFGTDEQAIEDVVANRSNDQRQKIKAAFKTMYGKDLIKDLKSELSGNMEELILALFMPSPYYDAWSLRNAMQGAGTQEHVLIEILCTRTNQDIREIVRCYQSEFGRDLEKDIRSDTSGHFERLLVSMCQGNRDENQSVNHQMAQEDAQRLYQAGEGRLGTDESCFNRILATSSFPQLRATMEAYSRMANRDLLSSVGREFSGYVESGLKTILQCALNRPAFFAERLYCSMKGAGTDDSTLVRTAVSRSEIDLVQKKQMFTQMYQKTLGTMIASDTSGDYRRLLLAIVGH, from the exons GGACAGACGAGCAAGCAATTGAGGATGTTGTGGCCAACCGTTCCAATGATCAGAGGCAAAAAATTAAAGCAGCTTTTAAGACCATGTATGGCAAG GATTTAATCAAAGATCTCAAATCAGAGTTAAGTGGAAATATGGAAGAACTAATCCTTGCCCTGTTCATGCCTTCTCCATATTATGATGCCTGGAGTTTACGGAACGCAATGCAG GGAGCAGGAACTCAGGAACATGTATTGATTGAGATTTTGTGCACAAGAACAAATCAGGACATCCGAGAAATCGTCAGGTGTTATCAATCAGAATTTGGACGAGACCTTGAAAAGGACATTAGGTCAGATACATCAGGGCATTTTGAACGTCTACTTGTATCCATGTGCCAG GGAAATCGTGATGAGAACCAGAGTGTAAACCACCAAATGGCTCAGGAAGATGCTCAGCGTCTCTATCAAGCTGGTGAGGGAAGACTCGGGACAGACGAATCTTGCTTTAACAGGATCCTTGCCACGAGCAGCTTTCCTCAGCTGAGAGCTACCATGGAGGCTTACTCTAGG ATGGCTAATCGAGATTTGTTAAGCAGTGTGGGCCGTGAGTTTTCCGGATATGTTGAAAGTGGTTTGAAGACCATCT TGCAGTGTGCCCTGAACCGCCCTGCCTTCTTTGCTGAGAGGCTCTACTGTTCTATGAAAGGTGCTGGCACAGATGACTCCACCCTGGTCAGGACTGCGGTATCTCGAAGTGAG ATTGATCTTGTGCAGAAAAAACAGATGTTTACTCAGATGTATCAGAAGACCCTGGGCACAATGATTGCAAGTGACACGAGTGGAGATTATCGAAGGCTGCTTCTGGCCATTGTGGGCCACTAG